In Aedes albopictus strain Foshan chromosome 3, AalbF5, whole genome shotgun sequence, the following are encoded in one genomic region:
- the LOC115267667 gene encoding larval/pupal cuticle protein H1C produces MAFKFVVFLASLAVASAGYLEAPVSYAAPVGHYSPASSVSYSTISQAAPAKTVAYAAPATYAHAAPVATYAHAAPVATYAAPVAKAYAYSSPAVGATHESTIRSHDATISHQSKAIDTAFSSVRKSDTRITNEAPKLAYASYAAPAVHTSYAAPVAVAKQVSYAAPAIQTYAHAAPAIQTYSHAAPAYQTYSHAAPAYQTYAHAAPVAVAKQVSYAAPAIQTYAHAAPAIQTYAHAPVAVAKQVSYAAPAIQTYAHAAPAVATYAHAAPVVSAHSTKTLTYSPAVEVAHVSYDGTHAHYGW; encoded by the exons ATGGCATTCAAG TTCGTCGTATTCCTGGCTTCGTTGGCCGTTGCCAGCGCTGGATATCTGGAAGCTCCAGTGTCGTATGCTGCTCCCGTGGGTCACTACTCTCCAGCTTCGTCTGTGAGCTATAGCACCATCTCGCAGGCAGCTCCAGCCAAGACTGTGGCCTACGCTGCTCCGGCTACCTATGCTCATGCTGCTCCAGTTGCCACTTATGCTCATGCTGCACCAGTTGCCACCTATGCCGCTCCAGTAGCCAAGGCCTACGCCTACTCTAGCCCAGCCGTCGGAGCCACCCACGAGAGCACCATCCGCAGCCACGATGCCACCATCTCCCACCAGTCCAAGGCCATCGACACCGCTTTCTCCAGCGTCCGCAAGTCTGACACCCGCATCACCAACGAAGCCCCTAAGCTGGCGTATGCTTCCTACGCCGCTCCAGCTGTCCACACTTCCTATGCTGCTCCAGTAGCCGTCGCCAAGCAGGTCAGCTATGCTGCCCCAGCCATCCAGACCTACGCTCACGCTGCTCCAGCTATCCAGACCTACTCCCACGCTGCCCCAGCCTACCAGACCTACTCCCACGCTGCCCCAGCTTACCAGACCTACGCCCATGCTGCTCCAGTTGCCGTTGCCAAGCAGGTCAGCTATGCCGCCCCAGCCATCCAGACCTACGCTCATGCTGCTCCAGCTATCCAGACCTATGCTCACGCTCCAGTAGCCGTCGCCAAGCAGGTCAGCTATGCTGCCCCAGCTATCCAGACCTATGCCCATGCCGCCCCAGCTGTGGCCACCTATGCCCATGCCGCCCCAGTTGTTTCCGCTCACTCCACCAAGACCCTGACCTACTCCCCAGCTGTTGAGGTCGCCCATGTCAGCTACGACGGAACTCATGCCCATTATGGCTGGTAA